The genomic segment TTTCTGCCCTGAGCAGAGAGGAGTCCTTTTTCCGCGTTCAGATCGATAATCCGAGGATGGACCGGCGAGCCTACCCCAGCGACGTTGACGACGAGATGTGGCTGTTCATGCGCCCGTACCTGACCCTCGTTCCAGAAAACGCACCCCAGCGCAAGTATTCGCTCAGGGAGATGCTCAATGCCACGTTATGGGTCGCTCGCACCGGGAGCCAGTGGGCGTACCTACCGCACGATTTCCCGCCGTACGAGCTGGTGTACCAGCAGGCCAGGCGGTGGATGGAGCACGGGTGCTTCGAGAACATGGCGCACGATCTACGTGCACTCAAACGAGAGGATGCCCTCAGAGAGGGCATTCCCACGGTGGCCATCATCGACAGCCGGACGCTACAGAGCACCGCTGAAAGCGGTGCAAGGGCCGGGTATGACGGGGCCAAACGACGCAAAGGCAGCAAAATTCACGCCGCTGTCGACACGCTCGGGAACGTGTTGACACTGCTCGTGACCCCCGGGAATGAGCAGGATCGAGACCAGGTGTATGACCTGTGCCGGGAGGTGCAGGCGCTCACGGGTGGAAGCATTGACGTGGTGATTGCAGACCAGGGCTATACCGGGGATCAGGCGAGCACCGATGCAGCGGTGAACGACGTCGAGCTGGTGGTCGTGAAAAGGCCGTCTGGGGCGCATGGATTTGTCTTGCTCCCGAGGAGGTGGATTGTGGAGCGGACCTTCGCCTGGACTGCGCGTTTCAGGCGGCTGGCACGGGATTTAGAGCGGTTACCCGAGATGTTGCTCGGCTTTCACTGGTTGGCCTTGTCGGTTCTGTTACTGCACAACCTCAGTCCCATTCTTGGGATGGGTTCCTAGCACGCTCTAGGCCGGACCTCTCCTGCGGGTCAGTGGCGCCCGGCCTTGACGGCCCTAAGTGGCCGGAGGTCACCCTCATGAGCGGCAAAGGTCGCGCTTCTCACTCTTAAGTATTACAGTGGGCGCACACATGAAGCCGCATACCATCTTCCTCTCATCCGTCTTGTGGTGCGGTGTGGCGGGGTGCTGGGCGGGGGCGCAGGCCGACCCCTTCCAGCGGACGGCCCCGGCCCAGTCTTTGCCCA from the Deinococcus sp. NW-56 genome contains:
- a CDS encoding IS5 family transposase; the encoded protein is MDRRAYPSDVDDEMWLFMRPYLTLVPENAPQRKYSLREMLNATLWVARTGSQWAYLPHDFPPYELVYQQARRWMEHGCFENMAHDLRALKREDALREGIPTVAIIDSRTLQSTAESGARAGYDGAKRRKGSKIHAAVDTLGNVLTLLVTPGNEQDRDQVYDLCREVQALTGGSIDVVIADQGYTGDQASTDAAVNDVELVVVKRPSGAHGFVLLPRRWIVERTFAWTARFRRLARDLERLPEMLLGFHWLALSVLLLHNLSPILGMGS